ACGCGATTCTCCAGCTAAAATAAGAGCCTCATCAGTGCTATATCCTTCTTTACGCTTTTCATTCGCCACATCAATAAGCAAAGTAGCATTTTTGCCCACTAAGCCCATAAGTATCATAAGCCCCATAAGCGAAAACATACTAAAAGGCTGCTGCACAACAAAAAGTGCAATAAATGCTCCAGCAAAACTAAAAGGCAAAGTCATCATAATAACAACAGGTTGCAGGAAAGATTCATAAAGGGCAGCAAGGATAAGATAAATTAATACAATCGCTGTTAAAACTGCAACAAGAAAGGCTATCATCATTTCTTGCGCATTTTCAGCCTCACCTTGAAGCCTAAAGGTTGCCCCGGGCTCAAGCCATTGAGTTTGTTTTTGTGCAGTTACACTCATCATATCACCCAATGAAATATCAGAATCTTTGAGAGGGTAGGCATATATCGTAACACTTCGCTGCCTGTCAAATCGCGAAATCACCGAAGGAGCAGTAGTATGCTCTATTTCTACAAGTCCCTCTACAAACATCAACTCACCCTTACTATTTCTTACCTGCAATTTTTTAATATCATTAAGCGAGATTCTATCATTATCGGGCACACGAATCGTAATATCATATTCCTTGCCTCTATCTTTAAAATACCCAACAATCGCCTCACCAGAAAATGCCCCTCGCACGACATTTCCAATATCTTGCGCATTTACTCCATATCTATCAGCATTCGCACGAAGCACTTTGAGACGATATTCAGGCAAATCATCAGAAGTATTAAGGTGAATATTCGTAACCTTACCAGCCAACTTTGGGTCAGTTTTTAAAAGATTTATGAGATTATCCTTTGTTTTATTCAGAATTGCGCCATCAGGCGCAAGAATCGCCACTTGATAAGGTGAATTATCTCCTCCACCAAAATCTGATACTTCAGATGTTGAAATGACAAATTCTTTCCCCACTGCACTTGATTTAAGTTGCGCTCCTATATCAGCCATAATTTTAAACTGCGATTCTTTATTTGCGCGCTCTTTTTTGGGTTTGAGTTTTGCATAAATCTGCGCCTTAAAAATCGTCTTTTGGTCAGTGTATCCAATCTGCAAAGTCGTAAAATCAATATCTTGATGAGCCATTACAATATCTTGCAATTCATTTGTTTTTTCTTTCATTGCTGTCATACTCGTGCCCGGCTTAGTTTCCATAAACACTTGAAATTCGCCCTTATCATCAGGGATAATAAATTCCATACCAAGCTTTGCTATGAGTGTGAGAGAAAGAAAGAATATACCAAAAATACCCGCAATAACTTTGATTCTATTGGCAAGCACAAAGGCTAAAGTTTTTACATAATACGCATCAAGCTTTTTGAAAAATGGTTCTGTGCGATGATAGAATTTTGAGTGTTGGGGATTTACTACAATAGATGAAATCATCGGAATAATTGTAATCACAACAATATATGAAATACCAATTGCTGCAGCCACGGTTATACCAAAGCTTTGGAAGAATCTCCCTACGATTCCGCTCATACTCCCGACAGGGATAAACACAGATAAAAGCATCGCCGAAATAGCAATGAGTGCAAAGCCAATTTCACGCACACCCTCATAAGCTGCTTCACGCTTACGCATACCCTGCTCAAGCTTTTTGTGGATATTTTCAATCACAACAATCGCATCATCTATGATAATCCCAATCGCAAGAGCCACTGCAAGGAGTGTGAGCATATTTAAAGAAAATCCAAAAAAATTCATTAATGCAAAAGTCCCAAAAATAGAAATGGGAATACTTATGGCTGAAACAAGCGTAATAGTCGCACTTCGCAAAAAGAGAAACACCACAGATACTGCCAAAAATACACCTAAAACCACATCAAACTCCACCGAAGAAATTGCGGCACGCACATTTTTTGTCGTATCTTTAAAAAGCTTAATCTCATATTCAGGGCTTATAGATTCTATTTGCGGCAGCACTTTCATCACCGCATCGGCAATAGCAATATCATTCGCACCCGAGATTTTTTGCACCTCAAAAATCACACCCGGAGTTTTATTAAATGATGCAAAAGTCTTATCCTCTTCAATGCTATCTTCAATCGTAGCAATATCAGCCAATCTAATGCCCTCTTTAATGCGAATATTGCCTATATCACTCACATCAGCACTTTGAGCATCAGTTGTTATAGCCCATTCCTCCAATGTCCCAATAAGCTTCCCACCATCAATTTCTAGATTCTCTAATCCCACTTTATTAGCAATATCTGTATAAGTTATGCCATATTTATTCAGAGCGCTAGGACTAGCGAAGATTCTAATTTGTCGCTCCCTATGCCCTCTCATCTCAACGCCACCAACACCCGAGATTTTTTGCAATAAAGGCTTGACATTATCTTTAGCGTGGCGCATCATTTCAGCAGGAGTTACCTTATCACTTGTGAGAAAAAGAGAGATAATAGGAGCAGAGGAGCTATCAAATTTATAAACTGCTGGACTTTTCACTCCAGAATCAAGCTGCACCGTGCCCACTTTATCTCGCACATCATTGACCGCATCACTCAAAGGCTTTTCAAGCTCAAACTGCACAATGACGACACTTGAATTACGCGCTGAACTTGAAGTTACTTTTTTGAGTCCATCAATACCCATAATCGCTTCTTCAATCTTATCTGTTACTTTTGTCTCTACAATCTCCGCACTTGCACCCGGATAAGCTGTGATAACCACTGCCACAGGAAAGTCAATATCGGGGAAAAGCGAAGTTGGCATTTTAAATACGCCTAAGAATCCAAAAAACAAGATAGCAAAGGCAAACATTAAAGTTGATATAGGACGAGTAATGGCAAATTTATACATTATTTTGTCCTTATGTAGCCATCACCAAATGTGCCCGGAATGATGTCTTTTACCACCGCTTCAGCCTTTACCTTACGCGTACTTGTGCTTGCAGTGGGGTAGATTTTGCTTATTGTTGTGTGTAAATCTTCCTTGCGCCCATCAATGCGGAAATCAAATCTATCACCCACTTTGACTTTGCTTATATATTTAAAATCAAATTCCAAAACAAGCTTCACATCTTTACTGATGATTCTAAAAAGATTTGTGCTTTGCGCACTTACACCATCGCCAAGCTCAACCTCTTTGGAAGCTATCACACCATCAAATGGTGCTTTTAGCTGTGTTTTACTTAAAACCGCCTTTTGATAGCTATAATCTGCCTCAAGTTTTTTGTATTCTGAAAGGTATCTATCAAGCGTATTTTTATCTACTGCCCCACCAGAGCGTTTATACCTCTCCCACTGCTTTTTGGCAAAAATATATTGTTGTTCAACAGAATGCACTTGAGCGATAATATCTTGATTAAAAAGATTAAGAAGCAAATCTCCTGTTTGCACCTCACTGCCCACATCAACAAAAATATCAGAGACAATGCCACTTGTAGCAAGATTTAAATTAGCATCTTTGATGGCTTCAGCGTTAAAAATCGCATACACATCTTCTGCCCACATTGAGTGAGCAAACAAAATCCCCACTACTATACCTAAAACCTTTTTCATCTCTCTCCTCCTTTTTGCACTATTCAATATGCTGCTGCAAATCTTGTCCGCTATAATAAATATAATATGCTTTTTGCATTTCATAATTATTGAGTGCTTGGTTATAAGTTGATTCTGCTTCAAATTTTTTTGTCAAAGATTGAAGATAATCTACAAAATTGAGAATCTGTGCATCATATTTTTTTGCCACATTTTCAAATGCAATATTTGCTGAACGCAATGCCGCTTCAGAGGCTTTAATCTTTGCTACGGCAATCTCAAGGCTTTTGCGATACATTTTTTCATCTTTTTTTTGCTCTTCTTTTTTATAAGCAAGCTCTTTAAGGGATTTGAGATAGCCAAGTTGAGCTGCTTCATACTGCCGATAAGTCGTCAGCGCGTCAAGGTGGATAGTTGCGTTAATCATAATTTGATTCTGATTGAGTGGAAATTGACGCTGTAACATAGGCAACATTTGAGTAGGACCACCCCCACCCCATTGAGTTAAATCTTCTTTAAAACTAATCGCTCCGGGCTTAGTAATATCACTATTGACTATATAGGTATCACTGATACTTAAAATAGGCAAATAATTAAATTGTCGTGCCTGATATTTTGCGCTCAATGCTTGGAAGTTAAGCATATTCAAATCGTGGCGATTTTCATCAAGTGTAAAAAGTGGGGCTTTAATATTTTTGCGTTCAAGCTCTTGCACCTCTGTATTTGCAAGGAGTGAAAGCATAAGTTTGTTTTTTTCAATCTCCATTTTGATATTTTCAATATCGTGCTCGGTAGCAAGTGCTTCTGCGCGCAAAGATTCTACATCATCAATAGTCGTAAGCCCTGAATTAAAAAGCCTCTCCACGCGTTTAATATTAGATTGCAGCTGAATACGCTTTTGGTCTAAGCTCACAAGCTGGGCACGATTAGTAAAATAACCATAATATTGCTCAATCACACTTAAGAAAAGCTGGTCTTTTGTATTTTCCCTATCCTCAATGCTTGCACGATAGAGAGAGCCTTTTTCGCGCACTTTGTTATAAGTTTTAAACCCGCTAAAGACTTCCCAATTTCCCTTTATGCTCCCTGTATGAGTTTTCATACGCATACTTGGATTATCCGTATCTTGGTATTGATAAGCTCCATCAAGAGTGGGCAAAAATTCCCCCCAAGCTGCCCTACTTGTCGCTTGAGCTTGTAAAATCGCCAAATCTTTGGCTTCAAGATTATAATTTTTCTTTGCCCCCTCAATAAGCTCCACAAGCGTAAAAACTCTACCGCTAGATTGTGTAGATTCTGTATTTTGTGCCTTATCTTGCACTTGGACAAGATAAGGCACAGAATCTTGTGGTGCTTGTTGAGCATTCAAGAGAGAGAAAAATCCCAATGTAAGGATAATTCTTTTCATAAGCTATACTCCTTGTTTATTATCAATTTGTATTTTAAGGCTGGTATTGTAACTCAATTTTGTAAATAGAGTTGCATATGCAACTATATTTTCTATTATTTTGTAATACGTGAAGGGTGAGTGTAAATATTAAGCGTATCGCCACGTGCAAAACCTACAAGAGTAACGCCCAAAACCTGTGCAGATTGAATCCCCAAATATGTTGTAGCAGAACGTGAAATCACTATGGGAATATCACTCATTGCGGCTTTAATCACCATTTCCATTGACAAACGTCCGCTTACAATAAGTATTGCCTCACTCATATCAAGTGAAGCAAGTCTTGCCCTGCCAATGACTTTATCAATGGCATTATGACGCCCAATATCTTCGCTCACAAGTATCTCTTTACACACGAGCATTGCCTTATGCACACAACCTGTGCGCTCAAAAAGCGCACTTGGCTGATTAAATTCATCAAGGAGTTTAAAGATTGTGTGTGTATTTACGCGCATATTTGAAGCAATAAACTTTTGGATAATCTCTCCATCAAAATTTGCACTTACTCCAACACAACAGCCTGTTGTTAGAGTTTTTTCTTTATGGAGGTGATTGAGCCTATCCTCTTTAATATGAGCATTCATATACACACTCAAGCCATCAGAGGCAGTTTCAAGCGAGATAATATCATTCACGCTTTCTAATACACCCTCATTCATCAAAAATCCTACCAAATGAGCATCTTGATGATAGGGCAAACTCATCACAGAAAGAAGCTTCGTGCCATTGAGATAAAATGCTATGCGTTGCTCCTCAATGATGTCATCTTCGCACACTTCCAATGAACCATCACGCGAGAGCCTTGCCATACGCATCTGATGCACAAAGTCGCCCACTTACTCTCCTAATGCTTTATGCGCATAGAATCTAACTTGCCTTGAGCCTTTAAATCCTTATAATAAAGACTATGGAGCATAGAAAGCTCTTCCTCGCCCATTTTACCATTAAGGATAGATTCTATCGCTCCTTCAATAGCAAAAACTGCCATATAAATGTGAGTAATCAAAAGTGCAATGATGGCAAAGCCCATAACATTGTGTAAAATTGCTAAAATGCGCAAGGTATTAATATCTGTGCATTGAAAAAACATTACTGCACCACTAAAGACCATTACACCACCGCCGAGCGTAGCGACCCAAAACCACATTTTTTGCCCTGCATTAAACTTATGAGCTGGAATTTCACGATTGACTTTATCAAGATAACCCCCAAGCATCATCATCCATTTAATATCGTGAGCTTTAAAAAGACAATCTTTTGCCCACATAAGCAACATTAATGTGCCAAATACCGCAAAGAAGATTGTAGCAAAGCCATGCACATCGCGAGCAAAGCGAATAAGTGCGCCACCGCCGAGCTTATCACCAAAAACCATCATAAGCCCTGTAAGACACAACATCACAAAAGGCACAGCTGCACACCAATGCACAACGATATTGTATTTAGTAAAAACAACCAAAAAGCTATTATGTGAATAATGCCGCTTGCCTACAAGTTTATAATGCCCATAAAATGCCATAGGCACAAAAATGACAATCAACAAGAAAATCAAAGCAAAATATTGCTCCTGCAAGATTGTAAAAAGCTCACCCCAACCAAAAGAATTGGGTGAATCCACACCCCAACCCTTAATCGCAGCAATTTCTGGTCCTCCATAAAGATGGGGATTAGCCCTATCTGCTGGTGCAATGAGTGCGTTATTTCCGCTTATAACCTCTGCATATTGTTTGCCACCCTCTTGTGGGACACTTGGGTCAGCAGCAATTACAAAAGCACAAAGACTTGCTACAATCAAGCAGATTCTAAAATACCATTTCATAGAATCCTCCTTAATCCTCATAAGCGGTTTTCCACACATTAGGCACAGCATTGGGAATATTTTCGCCTTTTGTGCTTGCACGATGTGTAATAATATGTGAGAGTTGCTCACCACTTCCAGCTAGTAATGCCTTTGTAGAGCACATAGAAGCACACATTGGCACTTTGCCTTCAGCTATACGATTTTGCCCATAGAGCTTGTATTCTTCTGTGCTATGAGTTTCTTCGGGACCACCAGCACAGAATGTGCATTTGTCCATAGCACCACGTGAGCCAAATACATCAGATTTGGGAAATTGTGGAGCTCCAAAAGGACAAGCATAAAGGCAATAGCCACAGCCGATACAAGTTTTTTTATCGTGCAAAACAATACCATCAGCGCGAATATAAAAACAATCCACAGGGCAAACCTTTGCACAAGGTGCATCAGCACAATGCATACAAGCAATAGAAACTGCACTCTCTTTGCCTACTACACCTTCATTGAGGACAACAACGCGTCTGCGATTAACGCCAACAGGCAAATGATGAGCCTCTTTGCAAGCTACATCGCACCCGTGGCATTCAATGCAACGATTTGTATCGCAATAAAATTTTATCCTTGAGAAATGCTCAAGGTTTTTTGGAATCGTATTACTCATTTTTTATCCTTTTATTACGCTTTTTCAATGCGGCATAAACCACATTTTGTTTCCGGACAAGCAGAGTTGTAATCATATCCATAACTGCTAATCATATTTGCCGATTCGCCTATTGCATAAGGTTTTGTGCCTTCTGGATATTTATCAAGTCGCGATTCTCCTTGGTCCATACCAGAGAAATTTTGAGGCAACCAAATACTATTTTCATCTACTCTTGTGGAAATTTTCGCAGGGACAAGGATTCTGCAACCATTTGTTCCATATATCCACACCAAATCGCCATTTTTTACATTAAGCTCTCCAGCTTTATTTGGGTGAATCTCCACAAACATTTCTCCCTCTACTTCGGCTAAATATTTCGCACTACGCGTTTCTGCTCCTGTCCCCATATGAGCCACTAAACGCCCGCTAAGCATATTGATAGGAAATTCTTTTACCCAATCTTTTTCCTTTTGGCGCGAAACATACTTCACATTAGCGCGGAAAAGATTTGGCTTATCTGGAAAACTTGGATATTTATCTACCAAATCCCCTCGCACAGAGTGCAAAGGCTCACGATGCAATGGAATCTTATCATACCAATTCCATACATTTGCTCTTGCTTTTCCATTGCCATAAGGACATAATCCCGCTTCTAGTGCTTTTTCTACCAAAATATTATTGCCTATACCCAAAGCAAAAGTGCTTCCCTCAATCGCTGCTTTTTCAGATTCTGTAAGTTTAATCCCTAAAGATTCTGCATTTGCTGCAGTTACAGGAGCGTGTCCGCCGCTATGTTTTGCATTAGGCAAACTTCTGGAAGTGAGCATACTTTGTCCATCTGGACTTGTAACACCCCAATTCACGCGGAATCCCATACCTCCACGCATAACAGGAATGCTATCATTATACATTACAGGGGTGCCGGGGTGTTTATCACTCCAACAAGGCCAAGGTAGCCCATAATAATCTCCCTTAAACTCTCCTGTGCCTTCCAGCGTTACTTTATCAAATAAATGCCAATTTTCTTGGTGAGCTTTTAGCCTCTCTGGACTCATACCTTGCAACCCAATGCTACGAATACTTTGGGTAAGCTCAGTAGTTGCGTCCTCTGGCCACATAAATTGCTCTCGCCCTTTTGATTTTGCTATATCATAAAGTCGCCATTGCAATTCTTTTAAGAATCCTAGTCTATCGGCTAAACCAAAAAGGAACTCCTCATCAGGTCGGCATTCAAAGAGTGGTTCCATTACTTTAGAGCGCCATTGATAGCTACGATTTGTTGCTGCGACACTTCCGCTTGTCTCCATTTGCGAAGCTGCTGGAAGCATAAAAAGATTATCGCTTCTATCACTATAAATTGCCAAGTCATTGACATAAGGATCAACAAATACTACCAAATCCAACATATCCATTGCCTTTTTTTGCAAATCAAGCAAAGAAACCGTTGTCATACCTGAACCAATCACAACAAGAGCACGCAATTTTGTGCCACCATTATTTGCAGCATTTTCCTCATCTAGCACACCAAACTTCCAAGTAGAATGGGCAAAACCGGTTTTACCCATCATTTCTGCATCTTTGAAGCGAGAAAGCATCCATTCATACTCAACGCCCCAATGCTTACAAAAATGTCGCCAAGCAGGCTCGCCTAACCCATAATATCCGGGCAAAGAATCTGCAAGGTTGTTCATATCTGAAGCTCCCTGCACATTATCGTGCCCTCTTAAGATATTCACGCCTCCGCCATTTTTACCAATATTACCCAAAAACATTTGCAAAATAGGCATAATTCTTGTATTGCTTGTGCCAATGGTATGTTGTGTAAGCCCTTGATTCCAAATCAAACTTGCAGGTTTTGCCGCTGCCATTTCTTCAGCAATATGTCTAATTTCATCAGCTGGGATTCCACAAATATCTGCTGCCACTTCTGGTGAGAATTTTTGTGCCTCTTTGATAATATCCTCATAGCCATATACTCTCTCTTTGAGGAATTGTTCATCATAAAGCTTTTTAGCAATAATATGATTGAGCAATCCATAAGCAAAGGCTATATCTGTCCCGCTGCGGATTCTATGAAATTCATCACATTTAGCTGCAGTTTTTGTAAAACGCGGGTCAATGCACACAAGCTTTGCACCTTGCTCTTTAGCGCGCAAAATATGCACCATTGATACAGGGTGATTGACTGCTGGGTTTGCTCCGATGACTAAAATATATTTTGAGAACATCATATCGCCAAGATGATTTGTCATACCACCATACCCGAATGTATTCGCCACACCGGCGACTGTTGGGCTGTGTCAAACTCTAGCGCAATGATCTATATTATTTGTCCCAAAAAATGCTGCAAACTTACGAATGTAATAGCTTTGCTCATTAGAACATTTTGCACTTCCTAAAAACATCACCGCATCAGGACCGCTTTCTTCTCTAATTTGCTTAAGCTGTGCAGCGATTTTATCCATTGCCTCATCATATTTAAGTCTTGTCCATTGTCCATTTTCTTTTGCCAAAGGATAGCGCAATCTTGTTTCGCTTCTTGCTCTATCAATTAAATCTGCACCTTTGCAACAATGCCCACCTTGTGAAATTGGGTGGTCTTGTGCCACTTCTTGACGCACCCATACGCCATCTTGCACTTCAGCAATTACACCACAACCTACAGAGCAGTGTGTGCAAATGGTTTTAATTTTTTGAGCTTGTGGATATTTTTCCTTAAGCTCTGCCTCACTTGCTGACCTAACAATTTTCTCACCCTCATTTCCCAAAGCACTGCTTACACCAGCCACAGAAGCCAATGCAGAGAGCTTGAGGAATGAACGCCGAGCATTGCGTCTATTGTTTGCCTCGCTCATTTTCACTCCTTATTTATTGTTTATTTGGCAACTGAAAAATAAGTTTGCCAATATTTCGTATCATCACGATACAACACTTCTTGCTTTTTGCTCTTGCCTCTGATGACTTCTTTTTGTGCGTGTTCTCCAGAACAACCAGTCAAACTAAGAGAGCCTATCGCAACCACAGCACCACCTACTCCAGCAGTTTTTAAAAACTTACGCCGAGTTTGATTGCTTTCTTGCATTTTAGACATATAGCCTCCTTTTTTTGACTTTGGGATAAACCCATTTGAACCCTTTATGTTAAGAGCTCAAATCAACTTACCCCCTAATACTAAAGAATCTTCATTTTAAACTCCGCTCCACATTTAAAAAACTCTGCAATAAATAGCCCACACTTGCATAATAACTCAAATCCTCTCTTTGAATAAGTGCATCTACAACAAAATCCCCTAAAGGAATCACTAACTCATTTACAACTTGGACGCTCAACGCTCTGTCTCCCTCATTGGGAGAGAGCAAAAGATACCGCATTAAAAGCAACAAAAAGCCTAAGTGCTCCTCACTTTCTTTACATTCTTGAGTATTGAGCCTAAAAGTGCTTTGTTTAGTAAGAGTCCGAGCTTGAAGTAAAGCCTTGCCATTCAAATGTCCCTCAAGGTAATGGGAGAGATAGAGCATTATTTGAGAATTGCTCATCTCTTTTTTTTCTTTTTTATTCTTTTGAGGCAATGGCACATTGTCTTGAGGCACAGCAAAAGGCAAGATAAAAGTATGCGTATATTCGCGCAGAATCTGCTCTATACCCTTACGCTCTAACTCACTCTCTAAAAGCTCAAAATGCACACTATCTCGCTCATCAAGGATATTTTCTTTTAAAATTTTTACTTGTTTTAACAACACGTTTGAGCGCTCACTTAATAATTCATACAAAAATAATCCTGCAAAAAAATCATAATATAATGCTCTTGCATTTGCTACGGATTCCAAAACATCTCGTGCCATTAATGCGCTCCCTCAAACATCACTTTTACCTTGCAATCCGCACAGCATTCTAAAGTTTTAAGCTTAAGAGTATCGCTGCCAAAAGCAGGGGCAAGAATACCCTTAATTTTTTCAATACTTTTACGCGTAGCAAAAATTTTATCACATTCTACACATCTAAAGGGTTCATCAGCTGCAATTTTAGTATATTCAAAGCTTTGTGGAATAAGATTGAGTATGTGAGATTCTATACTTAAGACTTTTTCGGCACAACTTGCCACACAATACCCACAATCCGTGCAGAGTGAGGATTTATAAAGCAACTCAAATGATGAATTATTGTTAATCAGGGCATTTGTGTTGCACGCTTCTACGCAACTAAGGCACATTGTGCAGTTTTGTGCATCAATACCCACAATACCAAAGCCCTTAATTGCCACTTTGCCATATTCTTCTTGCTTAATCCAAAAACGCATACGTTCAGCAAAAATATCTTTGCTGCTCTCCTTGCTTGTGGGTGTATAAATATAGTGGCTTTGCGTAAGTGGTGCAATCTCATCTAAACACGAAAGAGCATCTTCTTGGTAGAAAAAAATCGCCTCTTTATCAAAAATGCGCTTATAGATAGTATTGATAGATTCTACCTCATCGTGTATATGCTCTCCTAAAGGCGTATAAACCACAACAGATGAGCTACTCTCTTGCAAAAGTGTAAGGAAATAAGTGCTATTAAGCATATCTGGCACTTCTAACACAAAAGGCAGGAGTAAGGAATTATGCTTCCTAAGTGCGCGAAAGTTATGAGTAAAATGGGGCGATTCAAAATCTGACCTTGCTATTATAAGTGGTATGCGCCCTTTATAAAGTCGTGCTTTATAAGTAAAGGCTTCCAATCCATCGCCTTCGCGTTGCATACTTCCTGTGGGACACACACTCACGCATTTACCACAAGCAATACAATCAATCGGGGAGAGCTGCAATATCTTTAGAGAATCATCGCTACTTACACCCATAGTTGGGCATATATCAACACAGCTATGGCAAATATTATCGCCATTTGGCAATGTCCGCCTTCCCTGATATTGGCAATGCAATGGGTCAAAGACAATATGGCGACTATAAGCTTGCTCCCCACATAAAGAAAGCAAAACTTGCAACATTGAATCTGCGCTGTCATACATATTTGGTGTATGCACACCTTTAAAATGAGGGAGATTCTCAAGTGGAGCAAATGAAACTACTTGCGAAGTAGTAATTTCATCAATCTCACCTTGAGCGTTTTTGAAATATAATTTAAAATCTCCAAGATGTCCGCTAAGACGCACAAAATCTTGTGGTAAAAGATGAAGCACCTCAAGTGCAGTATGTTTTTCATTGACACAAAGTGCTAAAAATTCATCGCATAACTCTCCATAGCCTATTACCACACAATGTGGCGTAACTATGCTTAAAATATCTTTGCTAAAAGAAGTAAAATCAAGCGTGAGCTCATTGCATTCTTGCAGGATTTCTAATTCTTCATTGCTTAAAATTTCATTGATTGTGTCTTTCATCTTTACCTTACTTTCTTCATTGCGATTATTCCCAAATCTTATGCAATATAATACTTCACTTCAGCAAAAATTAAAGCATTTTTTAACCCAAATACTTTTATATAATTTACAACATATCGGTTTTTGTAACACTCTTGCACAAGTTTATCTCTTTATCATCAAATGTTACAATGCAAGAAAGTTTTGCACTATACACCTTCCTTGCTCTTGTAGGATAGATTCAGGGTGGAATTGCACGCCATAGCTTTGATAATCTCGCGCTTTAAGTGCGAGGAGCACTCCGCTTTCACTATACCCTAATGCTTCACA
Above is a genomic segment from Helicobacter sp. MIT 21-1697 containing:
- a CDS encoding 4Fe-4S dicluster domain-containing protein, encoding MKDTINEILSNEELEILQECNELTLDFTSFSKDILSIVTPHCVVIGYGELCDEFLALCVNEKHTALEVLHLLPQDFVRLSGHLGDFKLYFKNAQGEIDEITTSQVVSFAPLENLPHFKGVHTPNMYDSADSMLQVLLSLCGEQAYSRHIVFDPLHCQYQGRRTLPNGDNICHSCVDICPTMGVSSDDSLKILQLSPIDCIACGKCVSVCPTGSMQREGDGLEAFTYKARLYKGRIPLIIARSDFESPHFTHNFRALRKHNSLLLPFVLEVPDMLNSTYFLTLLQESSSSVVVYTPLGEHIHDEVESINTIYKRIFDKEAIFFYQEDALSCLDEIAPLTQSHYIYTPTSKESSKDIFAERMRFWIKQEEYGKVAIKGFGIVGIDAQNCTMCLSCVEACNTNALINNNSSFELLYKSSLCTDCGYCVASCAEKVLSIESHILNLIPQSFEYTKIAADEPFRCVECDKIFATRKSIEKIKGILAPAFGSDTLKLKTLECCADCKVKVMFEGAH
- a CDS encoding molybdopterin-dependent oxidoreductase — protein: MSEANNRRNARRSFLKLSALASVAGVSSALGNEGEKIVRSASEAELKEKYPQAQKIKTICTHCSVGCGVIAEVQDGVWVRQEVAQDHPISQGGHCCKGADLIDRARSETRLRYPLAKENGQWTRLKYDEAMDKIAAQLKQIREESGPDAVMFLGSAKCSNEQSYYIRKFAAFFGTNNIDHCARVUHSPTVAGVANTFGYGGMTNHLGDMMFSKYILVIGANPAVNHPVSMVHILRAKEQGAKLVCIDPRFTKTAAKCDEFHRIRSGTDIAFAYGLLNHIIAKKLYDEQFLKERVYGYEDIIKEAQKFSPEVAADICGIPADEIRHIAEEMAAAKPASLIWNQGLTQHTIGTSNTRIMPILQMFLGNIGKNGGGVNILRGHDNVQGASDMNNLADSLPGYYGLGEPAWRHFCKHWGVEYEWMLSRFKDAEMMGKTGFAHSTWKFGVLDEENAANNGGTKLRALVVIGSGMTTVSLLDLQKKAMDMLDLVVFVDPYVNDLAIYSDRSDNLFMLPAASQMETSGSVAATNRSYQWRSKVMEPLFECRPDEEFLFGLADRLGFLKELQWRLYDIAKSKGREQFMWPEDATTELTQSIRSIGLQGMSPERLKAHQENWHLFDKVTLEGTGEFKGDYYGLPWPCWSDKHPGTPVMYNDSIPVMRGGMGFRVNWGVTSPDGQSMLTSRSLPNAKHSGGHAPVTAANAESLGIKLTESEKAAIEGSTFALGIGNNILVEKALEAGLCPYGNGKARANVWNWYDKIPLHREPLHSVRGDLVDKYPSFPDKPNLFRANVKYVSRQKEKDWVKEFPINMLSGRLVAHMGTGAETRSAKYLAEVEGEMFVEIHPNKAGELNVKNGDLVWIYGTNGCRILVPAKISTRVDENSIWLPQNFSGMDQGESRLDKYPEGTKPYAIGESANMISSYGYDYNSACPETKCGLCRIEKA
- a CDS encoding molecular chaperone TorD family protein, producing MARDVLESVANARALYYDFFAGLFLYELLSERSNVLLKQVKILKENILDERDSVHFELLESELERKGIEQILREYTHTFILPFAVPQDNVPLPQKNKKEKKEMSNSQIMLYLSHYLEGHLNGKALLQARTLTKQSTFRLNTQECKESEEHLGFLLLLMRYLLLSPNEGDRALSVQVVNELVIPLGDFVVDALIQREDLSYYASVGYLLQSFLNVERSLK
- a CDS encoding twin-arginine translocation signal domain-containing protein — translated: MSKMQESNQTRRKFLKTAGVGGAVVAIGSLSLTGCSGEHAQKEVIRGKSKKQEVLYRDDTKYWQTYFSVAK